A window of Thermus antranikianii DSM 12462 contains these coding sequences:
- the leuC gene encoding 3-isopropylmalate dehydratase large subunit: MGKTLYEKVWEAHEVRKLRSGQSQLFIDLHLLHEVTSPQAFGMLRDLGLKVRYPHRTFATVDHIVPTHDRTEPFQDPLAQSMLEALRQNTREHGITFFDLGSGNQGIVHVIGPQLGLTQPGMTIACGDSHTSTHGAFGAVAFGIGTSQVRDVLATQTLAAQKLKVRRINIEGKLSPGVYAKDVILHIIRHLGVKGGLGYAYEYGGSTVEAMDMESRMTLCNMSIEGGARIGYVNPDETTFAYLEGRPYSPKGAEWEEAKRRWKSFASDPDAHYDDVVTFRAEEIPPTVTWGINPGQAVPIDGRIPLLEELSPEERPAAEEALAYMGFKPGQPIKGVPIQVAFIGSCTNARLSDLREVARYLKGHKVKKGVRALVVPGSEWVAKKAEEEGIAEIFREAGFEWRYPGCSMCLAMNPDRLQGDELAASSSNRNYKGRMGSPRGRTVLMSPLMVAAAAVTGEIADAREVFGIGR; the protein is encoded by the coding sequence ATGGGAAAGACGCTTTACGAGAAAGTCTGGGAGGCGCATGAGGTCAGGAAGCTCCGAAGCGGGCAAAGCCAGCTTTTCATCGACCTGCACCTCCTGCACGAGGTCACCAGCCCTCAGGCCTTCGGGATGCTGAGGGACCTCGGCCTCAAGGTACGCTACCCCCACCGCACCTTCGCCACCGTGGACCACATCGTCCCCACCCACGACCGCACCGAGCCCTTCCAGGATCCTTTGGCCCAAAGCATGCTGGAGGCCCTCCGGCAGAACACCCGGGAGCACGGCATCACCTTCTTCGACCTGGGAAGCGGGAACCAGGGCATCGTGCACGTGATCGGCCCCCAGCTGGGCCTGACCCAGCCCGGCATGACCATCGCCTGCGGGGATTCCCACACCTCCACCCACGGGGCCTTCGGGGCCGTGGCCTTTGGCATCGGCACCAGTCAGGTGCGGGACGTCCTCGCCACCCAGACCCTGGCGGCCCAGAAGCTGAAGGTGCGGCGCATCAACATCGAAGGGAAGCTCTCCCCCGGAGTCTACGCCAAGGACGTGATCCTCCACATCATCCGCCACCTGGGGGTGAAGGGAGGGTTGGGCTACGCCTACGAGTACGGGGGAAGCACCGTGGAGGCCATGGACATGGAAAGCCGCATGACCCTTTGCAACATGTCCATTGAAGGCGGGGCCCGCATCGGCTACGTGAACCCCGACGAGACCACCTTCGCCTACCTCGAGGGCCGCCCCTACAGCCCCAAGGGAGCGGAGTGGGAGGAGGCCAAACGGCGCTGGAAAAGCTTCGCCTCCGATCCCGACGCCCACTATGACGACGTGGTCACCTTCCGGGCGGAGGAGATTCCCCCCACGGTCACCTGGGGCATCAACCCCGGGCAGGCGGTGCCCATAGATGGGCGGATCCCCCTTTTAGAAGAACTCTCCCCCGAGGAGCGCCCCGCGGCCGAGGAAGCCCTGGCCTACATGGGCTTTAAGCCCGGCCAGCCCATCAAGGGGGTGCCCATCCAGGTAGCCTTCATCGGCAGCTGCACCAACGCCCGCCTTTCCGACCTCCGCGAGGTGGCCCGCTACCTCAAGGGCCACAAGGTGAAGAAGGGCGTGCGGGCCCTGGTGGTGCCGGGCTCGGAGTGGGTGGCCAAGAAGGCGGAGGAGGAAGGGATTGCCGAGATCTTCCGGGAGGCGGGGTTTGAGTGGCGGTACCCGGGGTGCTCCATGTGCCTGGCCATGAACCCCGACCGCCTGCAAGGGGATGAGCTGGCCGCCAGCTCCTCCAACCGCAACTACAAGGGCAGGATGGGAAGCCCCAGGGGGCGCACGGTGCTCATGAGCCCCCTCATGGTAGCGGCGGCGGCGGTGACGGGCGAGATCGCCGACGCCCGGGAAGTGTTCGGGATCGGGAGGTAA
- a CDS encoding DUF2281 domain-containing protein: MQVKDELLSLIKQLPEELQEEVADFARFLLAKRRSDEQAWQHFSIQQALRDLPEEDYSESDLKERW; encoded by the coding sequence GTGCAGGTGAAAGACGAGCTACTATCTCTCATAAAGCAACTGCCGGAGGAGCTTCAGGAGGAGGTGGCGGATTTCGCTCGATTTCTCCTGGCTAAGCGGCGCTCTGACGAACAGGCCTGGCAACACTTCTCCATCCAACAAGCGCTGCGGGATCTTCCTGAAGAGGATTACTCCGAGTCAGATCTAAAGGAGCGATGGTAA
- a CDS encoding prepilin-type N-terminal cleavage/methylation domain-containing protein: protein MRNAKGFTLIELLIVIAIIAILAAVLIPNLLGARKRAFDAAALQCARAIALTAESLRTSATDLNYSFDLTDVEDMDPKSCDGMTITGLPVSNQATFTVTVKHPNGSKTFTVEGKAEGVTVQ, encoded by the coding sequence ATGCGTAACGCAAAAGGCTTTACCCTGATTGAGCTCTTGATCGTCATCGCCATCATCGCTATTCTGGCTGCCGTTCTGATCCCGAATCTGCTTGGCGCACGTAAGCGTGCCTTTGACGCTGCTGCTTTACAGTGCGCCCGTGCGATCGCCTTGACTGCAGAATCGCTCCGTACGAGCGCCACCGACTTAAACTACTCTTTCGATCTGACCGACGTGGAAGACATGGACCCCAAGTCGTGTGATGGCATGACCATCACAGGTCTTCCCGTCAGTAACCAGGCCACGTTTACTGTTACGGTCAAACACCCAAATGGCTCGAAAACGTTCACTGTGGAGGGGAAAGCAGAGGGTGTCACGGTGCAATAG
- the trpS gene encoding tryptophan--tRNA ligase, whose amino-acid sequence MKRVLSGIQPSGEIHIGNYLGAIKQWVELGERLGREAFFCIVDYHALTNPLAYDPSTLAQRTFEAALVNIAAGLNPEKVTLFVQSHVPEHTELSWVFTTITPLGDLTRMTQFKDKAAKQEAVWSGLLMYPVLQAADILIYKADTVPVGEDQVQHIELTREIARRFNALFGETFPEPEALLNPEAPRVPGIDGKAKMSKSLGNTIGLLEDEGSIWEKIRHLPDDPQRIRLSDPGEPGRTIVFTYLSYFAPKELVEALKEEYRKAGIGTLTVKRILFEEMMKVLRPIRERAEELKKDPDYVMDALLEGARRARAVAQATMEEVREKVGLLLPTKRPVRS is encoded by the coding sequence ATGAAGCGGGTGCTTTCCGGCATCCAGCCCTCGGGGGAGATCCACATCGGCAACTACCTGGGGGCCATCAAGCAGTGGGTGGAGCTGGGGGAGAGGTTGGGCCGGGAGGCCTTCTTCTGCATCGTGGACTACCATGCCCTCACCAACCCCCTGGCCTACGATCCCTCCACCTTGGCCCAGCGTACTTTTGAGGCGGCTCTGGTGAACATAGCGGCGGGCCTCAACCCGGAGAAGGTCACCCTCTTTGTCCAATCGCATGTGCCCGAGCACACGGAGCTCTCCTGGGTCTTCACCACCATCACCCCCCTGGGGGACCTCACCCGCATGACCCAGTTCAAGGACAAGGCCGCCAAGCAGGAGGCGGTCTGGAGCGGGCTTCTCATGTACCCCGTTTTGCAGGCGGCGGACATCCTCATCTACAAGGCGGACACCGTCCCTGTGGGGGAGGACCAGGTGCAGCACATCGAGCTCACCCGGGAGATCGCCCGCCGCTTCAACGCCCTTTTCGGGGAGACCTTCCCCGAGCCCGAGGCCCTTCTTAACCCCGAGGCCCCAAGGGTGCCGGGCATAGACGGCAAGGCCAAGATGAGCAAGTCCTTAGGGAACACCATCGGTCTTTTGGAGGACGAAGGGAGCATCTGGGAGAAGATCCGCCACCTTCCCGACGATCCCCAGCGCATCCGCCTCTCCGACCCCGGGGAGCCGGGGCGCACCATCGTCTTCACTTACCTCTCCTACTTCGCCCCCAAGGAGCTGGTGGAGGCCTTGAAGGAGGAGTACCGGAAGGCTGGGATCGGTACCCTCACGGTGAAGAGGATCCTCTTTGAGGAGATGATGAAGGTCCTCCGCCCCATCCGGGAGCGGGCCGAGGAGCTGAAAAAGGACCCCGACTACGTGATGGATGCCCTTTTGGAAGGGGCCAGGCGGGCCCGGGCGGTGGCCCAGGCCACCATGGAGGAGGTGCGGGAGAAGGTGGGGCTTCTTCTCCCTACAAAGCGCCCGGTGCGCTCGTGA
- a CDS encoding Uma2 family endonuclease, translating to MAQAAKPLKFFTAAEYLAWEEAQPERHELVEGVPYAMAGDSRVHNLLVGNLYALLRPHARARGCRLYTETVKLRIGENTFYYPDLMLVCVGAPPHTHYEESPCLLVEVVSDSTEGIDRREKLWRYLKLPSLQAYLLVDNRQPRVEAYFRGPEGWLYQALGPEMGEGGLGVPCLGVGLSLEEIYEGVELKATS from the coding sequence ATGGCCCAAGCGGCGAAGCCCCTTAAGTTTTTCACCGCCGCGGAATACCTGGCCTGGGAAGAGGCCCAGCCCGAACGGCACGAGCTGGTGGAGGGGGTGCCCTACGCTATGGCTGGGGACAGCCGGGTGCACAACCTCCTGGTGGGCAACCTCTACGCCCTGCTGAGGCCCCACGCCCGCGCGCGGGGATGCCGCCTTTACACCGAGACCGTCAAGCTTAGGATCGGGGAGAACACCTTTTACTATCCCGACCTCATGCTGGTTTGCGTCGGTGCTCCTCCTCACACCCATTATGAGGAGAGCCCTTGCCTTTTGGTGGAAGTGGTTTCCGATAGCACGGAAGGCATTGACCGCCGGGAGAAGCTTTGGCGATACCTAAAGCTGCCAAGCCTCCAGGCCTACCTCCTGGTGGATAACCGCCAGCCCCGGGTAGAGGCCTATTTCCGGGGGCCAGAGGGTTGGCTGTACCAGGCCTTGGGGCCTGAGATGGGGGAGGGAGGCTTGGGGGTTCCCTGCCTGGGCGTGGGGCTTTCCCTGGAGGAGATCTACGAGGGGGTGGAGCTTAAGGCCACCTCTTAG
- a CDS encoding pilus assembly PilX family protein codes for MTKKGIALVSVLVAMVAVLMMALGMSYLAEANLSTGRNLAQQAVARQRAEAGIDHALAYLRVNPNFAETRSVSGNGYTGTITPLVPGEKYRIESTGTFQQARHAAVAEVRIEVIPTQRQNPLFGNGWISGGRITVNGGVDLHASRLHADKGYANLSGQIQVCDENGQNCKNLNQVSPPPITGGAGVGDTQCNASGTNRVVCQGNQPRYQVCPVYQQPSDPTFTCQDAITGEIKRWDQAYRITTPNVNNLSEQALGVRVSSVIPDARQKNLCQVEFTSLDPGQPTELTRFLIARNVTPVGNDTNTLLRQVLPLLSGLRVCVQGNVTLPGGTTLNSATFYVGGTFQVNGSANLQDVKVAAQGGLNLGDVQATNSKFFTNGNINLNNKALFQGDSTIASIQAITFNGRANLLNNRALAIISQGDITFNGRADTHAFMWAGGQITFNGTGTFIGGAVSIGGTIRNGGGQFSIRNSNAENSDLPQIETDGGPAPRVTFRR; via the coding sequence ATGACGAAAAAAGGGATTGCGCTGGTTAGCGTCCTCGTGGCCATGGTGGCCGTGCTGATGATGGCTCTGGGGATGAGCTACCTCGCTGAGGCCAACCTTTCCACGGGCCGCAACCTGGCCCAGCAGGCCGTAGCCCGCCAGCGGGCCGAGGCTGGGATCGACCACGCCTTGGCCTATCTGCGAGTAAACCCTAACTTCGCTGAAACTCGTTCCGTGAGCGGTAACGGCTACACGGGTACCATCACACCCCTCGTACCCGGAGAAAAGTACCGCATAGAAAGCACCGGCACCTTTCAGCAGGCAAGGCACGCGGCCGTAGCCGAGGTGCGGATAGAAGTTATTCCCACCCAACGCCAGAACCCCCTGTTCGGGAATGGGTGGATAAGCGGCGGACGCATCACGGTCAACGGGGGCGTAGATCTCCACGCAAGCCGCTTGCATGCCGACAAGGGATATGCGAATCTCTCTGGCCAAATTCAGGTTTGTGACGAGAACGGGCAGAACTGTAAAAACTTGAACCAGGTTTCTCCTCCCCCCATCACGGGTGGAGCCGGGGTAGGTGACACCCAGTGCAACGCTTCAGGGACTAACCGTGTAGTTTGCCAAGGCAACCAGCCCCGCTACCAGGTATGCCCCGTCTACCAGCAACCTTCTGATCCAACCTTTACGTGCCAGGACGCCATCACCGGGGAGATCAAGCGCTGGGACCAGGCCTACCGGATTACCACCCCAAACGTGAACAACCTTAGCGAGCAGGCCCTTGGCGTGCGGGTGTCCAGCGTAATCCCCGATGCCCGCCAAAAAAATCTTTGCCAGGTCGAGTTCACCTCCTTAGACCCCGGCCAACCCACAGAACTAACTCGGTTTCTCATTGCAAGAAACGTCACGCCTGTGGGAAACGATACCAATACGCTCTTGAGGCAGGTTCTTCCCTTGCTCTCCGGCTTAAGGGTTTGCGTACAGGGTAACGTCACCCTGCCGGGCGGTACCACTCTTAACAGCGCGACCTTCTATGTGGGAGGTACTTTCCAGGTTAACGGATCGGCCAATCTTCAGGACGTGAAGGTAGCCGCCCAAGGCGGTCTGAATCTGGGTGATGTCCAGGCCACCAACAGCAAGTTTTTCACAAACGGCAATATCAACCTAAACAACAAAGCCCTCTTCCAAGGGGACTCCACTATTGCCAGCATTCAGGCCATTACCTTCAATGGACGGGCAAACCTTCTCAACAACCGTGCCCTAGCCATCATCAGCCAGGGGGATATCACCTTTAACGGCAGGGCAGATACCCACGCCTTCATGTGGGCAGGTGGACAAATCACCTTCAACGGCACGGGAACCTTTATCGGCGGTGCTGTAAGCATCGGGGGCACCATCAGAAACGGGGGCGGGCAGTTTTCTATCCGAAACTCCAATGCGGAGAACTCTGACCTTCCCCAGATTGAAACGGATGGAGGCCCTGCTCCCAGGGTAACCTTCCGGCGGTGA
- the leuD gene encoding 3-isopropylmalate dehydratase small subunit, with amino-acid sequence MLEKFTTIRGRAVPLRGEDIDTDRIIPARFMKVLTFEGLGKYLFYDERFDEKGQPKPHPLNDPRYQGASILLVEAGFGSGSSREHAPQAIKRAGFRAIIGESFAEIFFGNATAIGLPCVTLAPEDLAALFKAVEENPALEVEVDLVNKEVRFANRTAPLSIPEEAREALVEGLWDPIGELLQAGELLDEFDRRLPYPRRSE; translated from the coding sequence ATGCTGGAAAAGTTCACCACCATCCGCGGTAGGGCGGTGCCCTTAAGGGGCGAGGACATCGACACGGACCGCATCATCCCCGCCCGCTTCATGAAGGTGCTCACCTTTGAGGGGCTGGGAAAGTACCTCTTTTACGACGAGCGCTTTGACGAAAAGGGCCAGCCCAAGCCCCATCCCCTAAACGATCCCAGGTACCAGGGAGCCAGCATCCTCCTGGTGGAGGCGGGCTTTGGCTCCGGTAGCAGCCGGGAACACGCCCCCCAAGCCATCAAGCGGGCAGGGTTTAGGGCCATCATCGGGGAGAGCTTTGCCGAGATCTTCTTTGGGAACGCCACCGCCATCGGCCTTCCCTGCGTGACCTTGGCCCCGGAGGACCTGGCGGCCCTCTTTAAGGCGGTGGAGGAGAACCCGGCCCTCGAGGTGGAGGTGGACCTGGTGAACAAGGAGGTGCGCTTCGCTAATCGCACCGCCCCCCTTTCCATCCCCGAGGAGGCCCGGGAAGCCCTGGTGGAAGGGCTTTGGGACCCCATCGGGGAGCTATTGCAGGCGGGAGAGCTTCTGGACGAGTTCGACCGCCGCCTTCCCTACCCCAGGAGGTCGGAATGA
- a CDS encoding chromosome segregation protein ScpA: MIRLEFPGFSGTPQELREALRRGRISPRALPVLFIVEQALSQVPEDLRARSELLPILAELLVLKLSPERAFTPREEGEEAPLVRVLLDLSDTVAFLEERLRKRSRLIPVPPPPLPRPALRLPPRVLAEAARPFRRAILALTRESFGLVEAWARLQGFLKGRLPFHLLPLRTWEEKTMGFAALLEAFRLGRVRLEQEENFGPLWVEAAQGGFGGLSGQGSSDPAAEAMDNFPEAFRGNLAKLAQ; encoded by the coding sequence GTGATCCGCTTGGAGTTTCCGGGGTTTTCCGGCACGCCCCAGGAGCTGAGGGAGGCCCTTAGACGGGGGCGCATTTCCCCCAGGGCCTTGCCCGTGCTTTTCATCGTGGAGCAGGCTCTTTCCCAGGTTCCCGAGGACCTGAGGGCAAGAAGCGAGCTCCTTCCCATCCTGGCGGAGCTTCTTGTCCTGAAGCTTTCCCCGGAAAGGGCCTTTACCCCCAGGGAGGAAGGGGAGGAGGCACCCCTGGTGCGGGTTCTTTTGGACCTTTCGGATACCGTGGCCTTTTTGGAGGAGCGGCTTAGAAAGCGCTCCCGGCTGATTCCCGTTCCCCCTCCTCCCTTGCCCAGGCCTGCCCTGCGGCTTCCCCCCAGGGTCCTGGCTGAGGCGGCAAGGCCCTTCAGGAGGGCGATCCTGGCCTTAACCCGAGAGAGCTTTGGCCTCGTGGAGGCCTGGGCTCGGCTTCAGGGCTTCTTGAAAGGACGCCTTCCCTTCCACCTTCTTCCCTTAAGAACCTGGGAGGAGAAGACCATGGGCTTTGCCGCCCTTTTGGAGGCGTTTCGCCTTGGGCGGGTGCGGCTTGAGCAGGAGGAGAACTTTGGTCCCCTTTGGGTAGAGGCGGCCCAAGGTGGATTCGGAGGGCTATCCGGGCAAGGAAGCAGTGATCCAGCTGCAGAGGCGATGGACAATTTTCCTGAAGCGTTCAGGGGAAATCTCGCCAAGCTTGCCCAGTAA
- the leuB gene encoding 3-isopropylmalate dehydrogenase yields MRIAVLPGDGIGPEVTGAALKVLKVLDEAHGLGLSYETYPFGGAAIDQFGEPFPEVTRQGVERAQAVLLGSVGGPKWDNLPRKIRPETGLLALRKSQDLFANLRPAKVFPGLERLSPLREEIARGVDVLIVRELTGGIYFGEPRGMSEAEAWNTERYSKPEVERVAQVAFEAARKRRKHVTSVDKANVLEVGEFWRKTVEEVHQNFPDVSLEHQYVDAMAMHLVKNPARFDVVVTGNIFGDILSDLASVLPGSLGLLPSASLGRGTPVFEPVHGSAPDIAGKGIANPTAAILSAAMMLEHAFGLVELARKVEDAVAKALLEAPPPDLGGQAGTETFTQEVLRHLK; encoded by the coding sequence ATGAGGATCGCGGTCCTTCCCGGGGATGGGATCGGCCCCGAGGTGACCGGGGCCGCCTTGAAGGTTCTCAAGGTCCTGGACGAGGCCCACGGGCTTGGGCTGAGCTACGAAACCTACCCCTTTGGCGGGGCGGCCATAGACCAGTTCGGGGAACCCTTCCCCGAGGTAACCCGCCAGGGGGTGGAAAGGGCCCAGGCGGTGCTCCTGGGAAGCGTGGGGGGGCCCAAGTGGGATAACCTTCCCCGCAAGATCCGCCCGGAAACCGGGCTTCTCGCCTTAAGGAAAAGCCAGGACCTCTTCGCCAACCTGCGCCCCGCTAAGGTCTTCCCCGGCCTGGAGCGGCTTTCCCCCCTCAGGGAGGAGATCGCCCGGGGGGTGGATGTCCTCATCGTGCGGGAACTTACCGGGGGAATCTACTTCGGGGAACCCCGGGGAATGTCCGAGGCGGAGGCCTGGAACACGGAGCGGTACAGCAAGCCCGAGGTGGAGCGGGTGGCCCAGGTGGCCTTCGAGGCGGCCAGGAAGCGCAGGAAGCACGTCACCAGCGTGGACAAGGCCAACGTGCTGGAGGTGGGGGAGTTTTGGCGCAAGACGGTGGAGGAGGTGCACCAGAACTTCCCCGACGTCTCCCTGGAGCACCAGTACGTGGACGCCATGGCCATGCACCTGGTGAAAAACCCCGCCCGCTTCGACGTGGTGGTTACGGGAAACATCTTTGGGGACATCCTTTCCGACCTGGCCTCGGTGCTTCCCGGCTCCTTGGGGCTCCTTCCCTCCGCCTCCCTGGGCCGGGGTACCCCGGTCTTCGAACCCGTGCACGGCTCCGCCCCCGACATCGCCGGCAAGGGCATCGCCAACCCCACCGCCGCCATCCTCTCCGCCGCCATGATGCTGGAGCACGCCTTCGGCCTGGTGGAATTGGCAAGAAAGGTGGAGGATGCCGTGGCCAAGGCCCTCCTCGAGGCGCCCCCGCCGGACCTGGGAGGCCAGGCAGGGACGGAAACCTTCACCCAGGAGGTGCTCCGCCATCTAAAATAG